One window of Caloenas nicobarica isolate bCalNic1 chromosome 7, bCalNic1.hap1, whole genome shotgun sequence genomic DNA carries:
- the LOC135990955 gene encoding cytochrome P450 26A1, translating into MGFSTLVASALCTFLLPLLLFLAAVKLWDLYCVSSRDPSCPLPLPPGTMGLPFFGETLQMVLQRRKFLQMKRRKYGFIYKTHLFGRPTVRVMGAENVRHILLGEHRLVSVQWPASVRTILGSGCLSNLHNGQHKHRKKVIMRAFSRDALQHYVPVIQEEVSACLARWLGAAGSCLLVYPEVKRLMFRIAMRILLGFQPLQASPDGEQQLVEAFEEMIRNLFSLPIDVPFSGLYRGLRARNIIHAKIEENIRAKMACKEPEGGYKDALQLLMEHTQGNGEQLNMQELKESATELLFGGHETTASAATSLIAFLGLHHDVLQKVRKELQLKGLLCSTNQEKQLDMEVLEQLKYTGCVIKETLRLSPPVPGGFRIALKTLELNGYQIPKGWNVIYSICDTHDVADLFTNKDEFNPDRFMSPSPEDSSRFSFIPFGGGLRSCVGKEFAKVLLKIFTVELARSCDWQLLNGPPTMKTGPIVYPVDNLPTKFIGFSGQI; encoded by the exons ATGGGCTTCTCCACCCTGGTCGCCAGCGCCCTGTGTACCTTCCTGCTCCCCCTTCTACTTTTTCTGGCTGCCGTCAAGCTCTGGGACCTGTACTGCGTGAGCAGCCGCGACCCCAGCTGCCCGCTCCCGCTGCCTCCGGGCACGATGGGGCTTCCCTTCTTCGGGGAGACGCTGCAGATGGTGCTGCAG AGACGGAAATTCCTGCAGATGAAGCGCAGGAAATACGGCTTCATCTACAAGACTCACCTCTTCGGGCGGCCCACGGTGCGGGTCATGGGCGCCGAGAATGTGCGGCACATCCTGCTGGGCGAGCACCGGCTCGTCTCCGTGCAGTGGCCCGCCTCGGTACGCACCATCCTGGGCTCTGGCTGCCTCTCCAACCTCCACAACGGGCAGCACAAGCACCGCAAAAAG GTGATCATGCGAGCCTTCTCCCGGGATGCCCTGCAGCACTACGTGCCTGTCATCCAGGAGGAGGTGAGCGCCTGCCTGGCACGGTGGCTGGGCGCTGCCGGGTCCTGCCTGCTGGTGTACCCCGAGGTGAAGCGCCTTATGTTTCGCATTGCCATGAGGATCCTGCTGGGCTTCCAGCCCCTCCAAGCCAGCCCTGATGgtgagcagcagctggtggaggCCTTCGAGGAGATGATCCGCaaccttttctctctccccatcGATGTGCCCTTCAGTGGGCTTTACCGG GGCTTGCGGGCACGCAACATCATCCATGCCAAGATCGAGGAGAACATCCGTGCCAAGATGGCCTGCAAGGAGCCTGAGGGTGGCTACAAGGATGCGCTGCAGCTACTGATGGAGCACACGCAGGGCAATGGGGAGCAGCTCAACATGCAG GAGCTGAAGGAGTctgccacagagctgctgtttgggGGCCATGAAACCACTGCTAGCGCTGCCACATCACTGATCGCCTTCCTAGGGCTCCACCACGATGTCCTGCAGAAAGTGAGGaaagagctgcagctgaag GGGTTACTGTGCAGTACCAACCAAGAGAAGCAGCTGGACATGGAGGTCTTGGAGCAGCTGAAGTACACAGGCTGTGTCATCAAAGAGACCCTCAGGCTGAGTCCTCCTGTTCCTGGAGGATTTCGAATTGCCCTCAAGACCCTTGAGCTAAAT GGTTATCAGATCCCTAAAGGCTGGAATGTTATTTACAGTATCTGCGATACCCACGATGTGGCAGATCTCTTTACCAACAAGGATGAATTTAACCCCGATCGCTTCATGTCTCCATCTCCAGAGGATTCGTCTAGGTTCAGTTTTATCCCTTTTGGTGGGGGCTTGAGGAGCTGTGTGGGCAAAGAGTTCGCAAAAGtccttctaaaaatatttacagtggaGTTGGCTCGGAGCTGTGACTGGCAGCTGCTGAATGGACCTCCTACAATGAAAACTGGCCCCATAGTGTACCCTGTGGACAATCTGCCTACCAAATTCATAGGTTTCAGCGGCCAAATCTGA